One region of Scophthalmus maximus strain ysfricsl-2021 chromosome 13, ASM2237912v1, whole genome shotgun sequence genomic DNA includes:
- the LOC118317900 gene encoding N-acetyllactosaminide beta-1,3-N-acetylglucosaminyltransferase 3, translating into MRRIKSRTILLVVTFGLLVLYICKDLSDHKTNFLQINVGEEDSQARQATTKTSYVYSWPRCQQNVSAANVTGFSSLPGNIQNFLYFQHCRHFPMLLDLPDKCGGADQSAEVFLLLVIKSAPENYDRREVLRKTWAKGRLQNGVWIQRIFISGTASSGFEKERQNKLLELEQREYNDILQWDFQDSFYNLTLKQILFLEWMERNCPNARFLLNGDDDVFANTDNMVEFLQGLKDNDGSKHLFTGHLIQYVGPIRSSGSKYFVPVQVQESEAYPPYCGGGGFLLSGYTAMVIYNMSHSIPFLPIDDVYMGMCLAKAGLGPVHHIGVRTAGMHIPSNKLDYYDPCFYREILLVHRFLPANMYLMWQRLHDPYLKCKHKQIPL; encoded by the coding sequence ATGAGAAGGATCAAATCCAGAACCATCTTGTTGGTGGTAACCTTTGGTCTGCTGGTCCTCTATATTTGTAAAGATTTGAGTGACCACAAAACGAATTTCCTCCAAATAAATGTGGGTGAGGAGGACAGTCAAGCAAGGCAGGCCACCACAAAGACATCCTATGTATACTCCTGGCCGAGGTGTCAACAAAATGTGTCTGCTGCCAATGTGACAGGCTTCAGCTCTCTTCCTGGTAATATACAAAACTTCCTCTACTTTCAACACTGTCGACATTTCCCCATGCTACTGGACCTTCCCGACAAATGCGGAGGAGCAGATCAATCTGCAGAAGTCTTCCTCCTACTGGTCATTAAAAGCGCCCCTGAGAACTACGATCGCCGAGAAGTACTGCGCAAAACCTGGGCTAAAGGGAGGTTACAAAACGGTGTGTGGATCCAGAGGATCTTCATCTCAGGAACAGCAAGTTctggttttgaaaaagagagacagaacaaACTCCTTGAACTGGAGCAACGTGAGTACAATGACATTCTCCAATGGGACTTTCAAGACTCCTTCTACAACCTCACCTTGAAGCAGATACTCTTCCTCGAGTGGATGGAAAGAAACTGTCCCAACGCTCGCTTCTTGCTAAACGGTGACGATGATGTTTttgcaaacacagacaacatGGTCGAGTTTCTCCAAGGCCTCAAGGACAATGATGGAAGCAAGCACCTCTTTACCGGCCATTTGATCCAGTACGTTGGGCCCATTAGATCATCCGGGAGCAAGTATTTTGTCCCAGTTCAAGTACAGGAGTCAGAGGCGTATCCGCCTtattgtggtggtgggggcttCCTTCTGTCTGGCTATACAGCTATGGTCATCTACAACATGTCCCACTCCATCCCCTTCCTTCCTATTGATGACGTTTACATGGGGATGTGTCTGGCCAAGGCAGGACTAGGTCCTGTTCACCATATAGGTGTGAGGACTGCAGGGATGCACATTCCCTCCAACAAACTAGATTATTATGACCCTTGCTTTTACAGAGAGATTTTATTGGTACACAGATTCCTTCCAGCTAACATGTATCTAATGTGGCAAAGACTACATGACCCCTATctgaaatgcaaacacaagcaGATACCCCTGTGA